A genomic region of Streptosporangium lutulentum contains the following coding sequences:
- a CDS encoding glycosyltransferase family 4 protein, with amino-acid sequence MRIAVVGPTYPYKGGGAAHTTELAHRLRAAGHDVVIESWRAQYPSFLYPGQQTVDTPDGEPFPHVRRDLDWRRPDGWVRCGRRLRTADLVIFAVLSPVQVPPYLGILYGLRRRTRVVALCHNVLPHESKPYDAPLMKALLRRVDTVLVHSERQAALARELTPAPVRMAEMAPHLPSRAGEPGSSEGRARLPGRTGEPGVHDRLLFFGLVRPYKGLDLLIRALPEGVSLRVAGEFWGGLDETKALVAELGLTDRVELRPGYVAAADVPGLFADVDALVLPYRSGTASQQVWVGHEHGVPVIATRVGTLGDHVTDGVDGLLVEPGSVEALRAALAGFYRPGEPERLRAGVKAVDPEPYWASYVEALVSR; translated from the coding sequence ATGCGGATCGCGGTCGTCGGACCGACCTACCCCTACAAGGGCGGCGGCGCCGCGCACACCACCGAGCTGGCGCACCGCCTGCGGGCCGCCGGGCACGACGTGGTGATCGAGTCGTGGCGGGCACAGTACCCCTCCTTCCTCTATCCCGGGCAGCAGACCGTCGACACCCCCGACGGCGAGCCGTTCCCCCACGTCCGGCGCGATCTCGACTGGCGTCGCCCGGACGGCTGGGTCCGCTGCGGCCGGCGGCTCAGAACCGCCGACCTGGTGATCTTCGCGGTGCTCAGCCCGGTGCAGGTCCCGCCCTACCTGGGCATCCTGTACGGCCTGCGCCGCCGGACCAGGGTGGTGGCGCTCTGCCACAACGTCCTGCCGCACGAGTCCAAGCCGTACGACGCGCCGCTGATGAAGGCGCTGCTGCGCCGGGTCGACACGGTGCTCGTCCACTCCGAGCGGCAGGCCGCGCTGGCCCGCGAGCTGACGCCCGCCCCCGTACGGATGGCCGAGATGGCGCCACACCTCCCGAGCCGGGCCGGTGAGCCCGGCTCCTCGGAGGGGAGGGCGCGGCTTCCGGGCCGGACCGGTGAGCCCGGCGTGCACGACCGGCTGCTGTTCTTCGGCCTCGTCCGGCCGTACAAGGGGCTGGACCTGCTGATCCGCGCGCTGCCCGAGGGCGTGTCGCTTCGGGTGGCGGGGGAGTTCTGGGGCGGTCTGGACGAGACGAAGGCGCTGGTCGCCGAGCTCGGCCTGACCGACCGGGTGGAGCTGCGGCCAGGCTACGTGGCCGCGGCGGACGTGCCGGGGCTGTTCGCGGACGTGGACGCGCTGGTCCTGCCCTACCGGAGCGGGACGGCCAGCCAGCAGGTGTGGGTCGGCCACGAGCACGGGGTGCCGGTGATCGCCACCCGGGTCGGCACGCTCGGCGACCACGTCACCGACGGGGTGGACGGGCTGCTGGTCGAGCCCGGCTCGGTGGAGGCGCTGCGTGCGGCGCTGGCCGGGTTCTACCGTCCCGGCGAGCCCGAGCGGCTCCGCGCCGGGGTCAAGGCCGTCGACCCCGAGCCCTACTGGGCCTCCTATGTCGAGGCGCTGGTCTCACGCTGA
- a CDS encoding glycosyltransferase family 2 protein gives MPETPESGSAVDATPYVTIVLPCYNEQDHVIAEVERICEAMDHSGYTYELVAVDDFSTDQTLAKLREAEPRFPNMRVRAFHRNGGSGTVRRIGTQEARGEIVVWTDADMTYPNERIPELIQILEKDSAIDQVVGARTSEEGSHKFLRVPAKWFIRKVAERLAGQKIPDLNSGLRAFRKSVAKPYLRLLPPGFSCVTTITLSFLSNQHDVYYLPIGYSKRAGTSKFSFVSDAYRYILQVLRMVMYFNPLKVLMPPALWLVGIGLVKGVVDIFRYGFYLTSNTIVIFLSGLLIGSLALLADLIVRSRSE, from the coding sequence ATGCCCGAGACGCCCGAGAGTGGATCAGCTGTGGACGCAACACCGTACGTGACCATCGTCCTGCCGTGTTACAACGAGCAGGACCACGTCATCGCCGAGGTCGAGCGCATCTGCGAGGCCATGGACCACAGCGGATACACCTACGAGCTCGTGGCCGTCGACGACTTCTCCACCGACCAGACCCTGGCGAAGCTGCGGGAGGCCGAGCCCCGGTTCCCCAACATGCGGGTCCGGGCGTTCCACCGCAACGGCGGGTCGGGAACGGTGCGCAGGATCGGCACGCAGGAGGCGCGCGGCGAGATCGTCGTGTGGACCGACGCCGACATGACGTACCCGAACGAGCGCATCCCCGAGCTCATCCAGATCCTGGAGAAGGACTCGGCGATCGACCAGGTCGTGGGCGCGCGGACGAGCGAGGAGGGCTCGCACAAGTTTCTCCGGGTTCCGGCGAAGTGGTTCATCCGCAAGGTGGCCGAGCGGCTGGCGGGGCAGAAGATCCCCGACCTCAACAGCGGGCTGCGGGCGTTCCGCAAGTCGGTCGCCAAGCCGTACCTGCGGCTGCTGCCGCCCGGGTTCTCCTGCGTCACGACGATCACGCTGTCGTTCCTGTCGAACCAGCACGACGTCTACTACCTGCCGATCGGCTACAGCAAGCGGGCGGGCACGTCGAAGTTCAGCTTCGTCTCCGACGCCTACCGCTACATCCTGCAGGTGCTGCGGATGGTCATGTACTTCAACCCGCTCAAGGTCCTCATGCCGCCCGCCCTCTGGCTGGTCGGCATCGGCCTGGTCAAGGGTGTCGTCGACATCTTCCGCTACGGGTTCTACCTGACCAGCAACACCATCGTGATCTTCCTGTCCGGTCTGCTCATCGGTTCGCTGGCGCTGCTGGCCGACCTCATCGTGCGGTCCAGGAGCGAGTAG
- a CDS encoding permease-like cell division protein FtsX, with the protein MHVNLEVSEAEDLSSGDSGRRSRSRTRVGIRRALPAGVMAVAVALGATGAATAGTEGRYVQQRLIQVSPPPAGPWPQDGVFTIFLCGKDNVWKQCHKRAITSKQRRALEARLRAMPQVAEVSCESQNAAWANFREQNADNKALLSALQVDDMPESFRGRLHRRADIVPIRSTFEKMAGVSNVFTFGGSFWEGKADVEITLCGPAEASGTCDGRDGATPLDRERIEARLGTVEGVEKVYFEDSEHAAKVFGFFWMSKVSGPQGFPESYYVKLADPGDAQVLIDTVKVMPGVGHARTVADSR; encoded by the coding sequence ATGCACGTGAACCTCGAGGTTTCCGAAGCAGAAGATCTGTCCTCCGGGGACTCGGGGCGGCGGTCCCGGAGTCGGACACGGGTCGGGATTCGTCGCGCGCTGCCGGCCGGTGTGATGGCCGTCGCGGTGGCACTGGGAGCGACCGGGGCCGCGACGGCCGGGACCGAAGGGCGGTACGTCCAGCAGCGCCTCATCCAGGTTTCTCCGCCCCCGGCCGGTCCCTGGCCCCAGGACGGAGTGTTCACCATCTTTCTCTGCGGGAAAGACAACGTTTGGAAGCAGTGCCACAAGCGGGCGATCACATCGAAACAGCGACGAGCCCTTGAGGCGAGGCTGCGGGCGATGCCCCAGGTGGCGGAGGTGAGCTGCGAATCGCAAAATGCGGCGTGGGCGAACTTCCGGGAGCAGAACGCGGACAACAAGGCTCTGCTCTCGGCCCTCCAGGTCGACGACATGCCGGAGTCGTTCAGGGGCAGGCTCCATCGGCGGGCCGACATCGTGCCGATCAGATCCACCTTCGAGAAGATGGCCGGCGTCTCCAACGTCTTCACCTTCGGGGGTTCCTTCTGGGAGGGCAAGGCCGACGTCGAGATCACGCTGTGCGGGCCGGCGGAGGCGTCCGGCACCTGTGACGGGCGCGACGGCGCCACGCCGTTGGACAGGGAGAGGATCGAGGCCAGGCTGGGAACCGTGGAGGGGGTCGAGAAGGTCTATTTCGAGGATTCCGAGCATGCCGCGAAGGTGTTCGGATTCTTCTGGATGAGCAAGGTGTCGGGCCCTCAGGGTTTTCCCGAGTCCTACTACGTCAAGCTCGCCGATCCGGGTGACGCCCAGGTGCTGATCGACACGGTCAAGGTGATGCCGGGGGTCGGCCACGCCAGGACGGTGGCCGACAGCCGGTAG
- a CDS encoding type II toxin-antitoxin system prevent-host-death family antitoxin: MSEPLFSDRTVGAGGLTHGTGRVLARVNAGETPAVTGCGEPVAVVISLRRPGTATPSVGYATSGDPLWASRADENLGELLDVGIIR; encoded by the coding sequence ATGAGTGAGCCGTTGTTCAGCGACCGTACGGTGGGTGCGGGTGGTCTCACCCATGGAACCGGACGGGTTCTCGCGCGGGTCAACGCGGGCGAGACGCCGGCCGTCACCGGGTGCGGCGAGCCCGTTGCCGTGGTCATCTCACTTCGCCGGCCGGGAACGGCCACGCCTTCCGTGGGTTACGCGACGAGTGGGGATCCCCTGTGGGCGTCCCGCGCGGACGAGAACCTCGGCGAACTCCTGGACGTCGGCATCATTCGGTAA
- a CDS encoding LCP family protein, with amino-acid sequence MSDHRHAGGKDRGAESGRRASRRAGDDGGRPPEDLSPDGGPPRSRKSGRLGVGGWVSIAVTGVMVLGTLGGYTLYRNTFANINTLDPTANLGANRPVNETGSLNVLLVGSDTREGDNLQYGQKMLNAGKRTDTIILMHISPNRDKATLISFPRDSMVEMPACKSENGTPVAARHEMINAAYNEGGITCTITTLEALTQIRVDHFVEVDFTGFKNIVDALGGVRICLKEPVDSKKAKLTLAAGWHNLKGEEALGYVRLRDYGDGSDIQRIKRQQVFLSKVVDKATSSALLTDPAKLISFIGAASKSVRMDKALADDPQTLIRIAQSAKALTASGVKFITVPWGTDPKDKNRVVWSQPAADELFEAIRSDNEVLPTAAPTGPAKPTVKNEQVRVQVLNGTDTLNRAKEVADKLTDQGFVVTEVGNARPATGNVPTTTLRYAKNDTAEGPAYGDTLAARLSSDKRTPVAGKVKPVSTDKYVSASPVAKPPTGPIIQLVIGADWPGVRVPTKIPDSLKDQVVDNKTDPCQ; translated from the coding sequence ATGAGCGACCACCGGCATGCCGGGGGGAAGGACCGCGGGGCCGAATCGGGCCGCCGGGCGTCCCGTAGGGCGGGCGATGACGGAGGGCGGCCTCCCGAAGACCTCTCTCCGGACGGCGGGCCGCCCCGGAGCCGCAAGAGCGGGCGGCTGGGCGTGGGCGGCTGGGTCAGCATCGCGGTGACCGGCGTCATGGTGCTCGGCACCCTCGGCGGCTACACGCTCTACCGGAACACCTTCGCCAATATCAACACGCTCGACCCCACCGCCAATCTCGGCGCGAACCGCCCGGTGAACGAGACCGGGTCGCTCAACGTGCTACTGGTCGGCTCCGACACCCGCGAGGGCGACAACCTCCAGTACGGCCAGAAGATGCTCAACGCGGGCAAGCGGACCGACACGATCATCCTCATGCACATCTCGCCGAACCGCGACAAGGCGACGCTCATCAGCTTCCCCCGCGACTCCATGGTGGAGATGCCCGCGTGCAAGAGCGAGAACGGCACCCCGGTCGCCGCGAGACACGAGATGATCAACGCCGCCTACAACGAGGGCGGCATCACCTGCACCATCACCACGCTTGAGGCCCTCACCCAGATCCGCGTCGACCACTTCGTCGAGGTCGACTTCACCGGCTTCAAGAACATCGTGGACGCCCTCGGCGGCGTCCGGATCTGCCTCAAGGAGCCGGTCGACAGCAAGAAGGCCAAGCTCACCCTCGCCGCCGGCTGGCACAATCTCAAGGGCGAGGAGGCCCTGGGATACGTGCGGCTGCGCGACTACGGCGACGGCAGCGACATCCAGCGGATCAAGCGCCAGCAGGTCTTCCTCAGCAAGGTGGTCGACAAGGCGACCAGCAGCGCGCTGCTCACCGACCCCGCGAAACTCATCTCCTTCATCGGCGCCGCCTCGAAGTCGGTCCGGATGGACAAGGCACTGGCCGACGACCCCCAGACCCTGATCCGGATCGCGCAGAGCGCCAAGGCGCTGACGGCGAGCGGCGTCAAGTTCATCACCGTCCCGTGGGGCACGGACCCCAAGGACAAGAACCGGGTCGTCTGGAGTCAGCCCGCCGCGGACGAGCTGTTCGAGGCGATCCGCAGCGACAACGAGGTGCTCCCCACCGCCGCCCCCACCGGGCCCGCCAAGCCGACCGTCAAGAACGAGCAGGTCCGGGTCCAGGTCCTCAACGGCACCGACACCCTGAACAGGGCCAAGGAGGTCGCCGACAAGCTGACCGACCAGGGCTTCGTGGTGACCGAGGTCGGCAACGCCCGCCCGGCGACCGGCAACGTGCCCACCACCACGCTGCGGTACGCCAAGAACGATACCGCCGAGGGCCCCGCCTACGGGGACACGCTGGCCGCCAGGCTCTCCAGCGACAAGCGCACCCCCGTCGCCGGCAAGGTGAAGCCGGTCAGCACGGACAAGTACGTGTCGGCCAGCCCGGTCGCCAAGCCTCCCACCGGCCCGATCATCCAGCTGGTCATCGGCGCCGACTGGCCGGGCGTCCGGGTTCCCACCAAGATTCCCGACTCTCTCAAGGACCAGGTCGTCGACAACAAGACCGACCCCTGCCAGTAA
- a CDS encoding acyltransferase family protein has product MSDIRPSFPTPAPQDDGADAGRPTSGQGRASAPRPTPDPARRPPAPQPSWPEPPSMPYASGRRERGPVPEEEEAGEVTAWGYPAYQDSPPDQPHDLRNPLAASAPLEPLPWREPSASPEPRNTRESAWAPEETSPNRREPSWAREESRPEGGPLSPHGSSQTPPWRPDRTPPLPQPREAPTGPQFQGSSTARPFSYWESTGQRTSEPSFWHRSTDPEREAEQEWRAEQEREPFKEEEEPPAPPAKKKRDPYLDNVKFVLIALVATGHSLVPTLSAHSAKSAYIFIYMFHMPAFVLISGYLGRNFWNSNAKINKLVDTLIIPYVVVEIGYALLRYGLGQKWTLTIIDPAWLNWYLLALVLWRISTPIWTRMRQPLLVAVVIYMMAGFSEIGGDFSIDRFFGLLPFYVLGLLLKPEHFDLLKPTWVRIVGGLTLVGAAGVAIFIAPHVKLAPVYYRYSFKGMDMSWWMGLGVRGAVLIAGMIMTFALLAVIPRRETWFSDLGTRTLYAYLLHGVVVLIAKDQHWLSFPWLHGPLGVMAIASSALALVIVLCLPETRTLFKWMLEPRLVWLYRRPSAQAVPTPPAEPPTRESSTSVTR; this is encoded by the coding sequence GTGAGTGACATCCGCCCCTCTTTCCCGACGCCGGCCCCTCAGGACGACGGCGCCGACGCCGGCAGGCCAACCAGCGGGCAGGGCCGGGCCTCCGCCCCGCGGCCGACGCCGGATCCCGCGCGCCGGCCGCCGGCCCCCCAGCCCTCCTGGCCCGAGCCGCCCTCCATGCCGTACGCCTCCGGCCGGCGGGAGCGCGGGCCCGTGCCCGAGGAAGAGGAGGCGGGCGAGGTCACCGCGTGGGGCTATCCCGCCTACCAGGACTCGCCGCCGGACCAGCCGCACGACCTCCGGAATCCGCTCGCCGCCTCCGCTCCCCTGGAGCCCCTGCCATGGCGAGAGCCCTCAGCCTCACCCGAGCCCCGGAACACCCGCGAATCGGCGTGGGCTCCTGAGGAGACCTCACCGAACCGGCGGGAGCCCTCGTGGGCTCGCGAGGAGAGCAGGCCGGAGGGGGGCCCGCTCTCGCCCCACGGCTCCTCCCAGACACCGCCGTGGCGGCCGGACCGGACGCCGCCCCTCCCTCAGCCCCGGGAGGCCCCGACCGGCCCCCAGTTCCAGGGGTCCTCGACGGCGCGGCCCTTCTCCTACTGGGAGAGCACCGGCCAAAGGACCTCCGAGCCCTCGTTCTGGCACCGGTCCACCGACCCGGAGCGCGAGGCGGAGCAGGAGTGGCGGGCCGAGCAGGAGCGGGAGCCGTTCAAGGAGGAGGAGGAGCCCCCCGCTCCCCCGGCCAAGAAGAAGCGCGACCCGTATCTCGACAACGTGAAGTTCGTGCTGATCGCCCTCGTCGCGACCGGGCACTCGCTGGTGCCCACCCTGAGCGCGCACTCGGCGAAGTCGGCGTACATCTTCATCTACATGTTCCACATGCCGGCGTTCGTGCTGATCAGCGGCTATCTCGGACGTAATTTCTGGAACTCCAACGCCAAGATCAACAAACTGGTCGACACTCTGATCATCCCCTACGTGGTCGTCGAGATCGGCTACGCGCTGCTCCGCTACGGGCTGGGCCAGAAGTGGACCCTCACGATCATCGACCCGGCCTGGCTGAACTGGTATCTGCTGGCCCTGGTGCTCTGGCGGATCTCCACACCCATCTGGACCCGCATGCGGCAACCGCTGCTGGTCGCGGTGGTCATCTACATGATGGCGGGCTTCTCCGAGATCGGCGGCGACTTCAGCATCGACCGCTTCTTCGGCCTGCTCCCGTTCTACGTGCTCGGACTGCTGCTCAAGCCCGAGCACTTCGACCTGCTCAAGCCGACCTGGGTCAGGATCGTGGGCGGACTCACCCTCGTCGGGGCGGCGGGAGTGGCGATCTTCATCGCCCCCCACGTCAAGCTCGCCCCGGTCTACTACCGCTACAGCTTCAAGGGCATGGACATGTCCTGGTGGATGGGTCTCGGCGTGCGAGGCGCCGTGCTGATCGCGGGGATGATCATGACGTTCGCCCTGCTCGCGGTCATTCCCCGGAGAGAGACCTGGTTCTCCGACCTCGGCACCCGGACGCTCTACGCCTACCTGCTCCACGGCGTCGTCGTGCTCATCGCCAAGGACCAGCACTGGCTGAGCTTCCCCTGGCTGCACGGCCCGCTGGGGGTGATGGCGATCGCGTCGAGCGCCCTGGCCCTGGTCATCGTCCTGTGCCTGCCGGAGACCCGCACACTCTTCAAGTGGATGCTCGAACCCCGCCTGGTCTGGCTCTACCGCCGGCCGTCGGCGCAGGCCGTTCCCACGCCGCCGGCCGAGCCCCCAACCAGGGAGAGTTCAACCTCAGTTACCCGGTAA
- a CDS encoding glycosyltransferase: MRVCVGTIVHHPEDARIMHRQIRALLEAGHEITYVAPFTDCNVTPDPRLRPVDVPRAVGRRRRRALKAARKALKRGVEGADLLIVHDIELLFRLPRRRPVTVWDVHEDTAAALEAKPYLPEHLRRILPSLVRRVEARAERRLHLILAEEDYQERFAKPHPVVLNTTYVPPRLPAPPGGQNRVVYVGHLSRARGAVELIELARRLVPHGIRLDLIGAADAEIRPLLRDAQREGLLDWYGYVPNQHALRMAEKAIAGLSLLHDVPNYRQSMPTKVVEYMARGLPVITTPLPAAASMIDRARCGTVVPFGDVDAVLRAVLALRDDPEAASAMGARGYAEALSRYNWPDHSGAFVGRLEEWATASAAPVRAHRRALVV, encoded by the coding sequence ATGCGGGTATGTGTCGGCACAATCGTCCATCACCCCGAAGACGCCCGGATCATGCATCGGCAGATCCGGGCGCTCCTCGAGGCGGGACACGAGATCACCTATGTAGCGCCCTTCACCGACTGCAATGTCACGCCTGATCCCCGGCTCCGGCCGGTCGACGTTCCCCGTGCGGTCGGCCGCCGCCGCAGGCGCGCGCTGAAGGCCGCCCGCAAGGCCCTCAAGCGCGGGGTGGAGGGTGCCGACCTGCTGATCGTCCATGACATCGAGCTGCTGTTCCGGCTCCCCAGGCGCCGCCCCGTCACCGTGTGGGACGTGCATGAGGACACGGCCGCCGCGCTGGAGGCGAAGCCGTACCTCCCCGAGCACCTGCGCCGGATCCTGCCGTCGCTGGTCCGCCGGGTCGAGGCCCGCGCGGAACGCCGGCTGCACCTGATCCTGGCCGAGGAGGACTATCAGGAGCGGTTCGCCAAGCCCCATCCGGTCGTGCTCAACACCACCTACGTGCCCCCGCGGCTTCCCGCGCCGCCCGGCGGCCAGAACCGGGTGGTCTACGTGGGCCACCTCTCCCGGGCCAGGGGCGCGGTGGAGCTGATCGAGCTGGCCAGGCGGCTGGTCCCGCACGGCATCAGGCTGGACCTGATCGGCGCCGCCGATGCCGAGATCCGGCCGCTGCTGCGGGACGCGCAGCGGGAGGGCCTGCTCGACTGGTACGGCTACGTGCCCAACCAGCACGCGCTGCGGATGGCCGAGAAGGCGATCGCCGGGCTGTCGCTCCTGCACGACGTGCCCAACTACCGGCAGTCGATGCCGACGAAGGTCGTCGAATACATGGCCCGGGGGCTCCCCGTGATCACCACGCCTCTCCCCGCCGCCGCCTCGATGATCGACCGGGCCCGGTGCGGGACCGTCGTGCCCTTCGGGGACGTGGACGCGGTGCTGCGCGCCGTACTGGCGCTGCGGGACGATCCCGAGGCGGCCTCGGCGATGGGGGCCCGCGGCTACGCGGAGGCGTTGTCCCGCTACAACTGGCCGGACCACTCCGGCGCGTTCGTCGGACGGCTGGAGGAGTGGGCGACGGCGAGCGCCGCCCCCGTGCGCGCCCACCGTCGCGCCCTGGTGGTCTGA
- a CDS encoding acetoacetate decarboxylase family protein, with amino-acid sequence MARHLIQGREIAMPVRVRDATVGIASYLVRANAARAVIAYSRLDAVEVLPGKALCALVFADYTDGDLGAYREFGIAFLIRPPGADPAPRRSLRASLWELHRLGAGTFVHWLPVDQGFTMEAGRTIWGFPKELADIDLRLSSPYKRCIVRKDGRLVLDLLIKPGTPVPGSGMVTALDAYSHQDGVTRRIPWSISPRGVRLRPGGALIRLGNHSVAKELSELGLPKRALMTSTVSHLAMTLGEAKEP; translated from the coding sequence ATGGCACGCCATCTGATTCAGGGGCGCGAGATCGCCATGCCGGTACGCGTCAGGGATGCCACGGTCGGCATCGCGTCCTATCTGGTCCGGGCGAACGCCGCACGGGCCGTGATCGCCTATTCGAGGCTGGACGCCGTCGAGGTGCTGCCCGGCAAGGCCCTGTGCGCGCTGGTGTTCGCCGACTACACCGACGGCGACCTGGGCGCCTACCGCGAGTTCGGCATCGCCTTCCTGATCCGGCCCCCCGGCGCCGATCCCGCGCCGCGCAGGAGCCTGCGCGCGAGCCTGTGGGAGCTGCACAGACTCGGAGCCGGGACGTTCGTCCACTGGCTCCCGGTCGACCAGGGCTTCACCATGGAGGCGGGCCGTACGATCTGGGGCTTCCCCAAGGAGCTCGCCGACATCGATCTGCGCCTGTCGTCCCCCTACAAACGGTGCATCGTCCGCAAGGACGGCAGGCTGGTGCTGGACCTGCTGATCAAACCCGGCACCCCGGTGCCCGGCAGCGGCATGGTGACCGCCCTCGACGCCTACAGCCACCAGGACGGCGTCACCCGCCGCATTCCCTGGTCGATATCCCCCCGCGGGGTTCGCCTCCGTCCCGGAGGCGCCCTGATCCGCCTGGGCAACCACTCCGTCGCCAAGGAGCTGAGCGAGCTCGGCCTGCCCAAACGCGCCCTGATGACCAGTACGGTCTCCCACCTCGCCATGACCCTCGGCGAGGCCAAGGAGCCCTGA
- a CDS encoding sugar kinase, whose amino-acid sequence MDVYTLGEAFGVVTSGRVRHEHEARLDVAGAEFTVAVGLARLGHAVGWLGKVGGDELGARILTVLRGEGVDISDARVDEGSPTGILLKESRLGQAARVTYYRTGARLAQGNVPVDRIAASRVLHVSGITAALNARDAMHAAVRAARTAQVVVSVAVDYHDQLWPDLREAEEVLSVLACSADVLFVRQSELDLVKPALTGDREVIVMRGARGASARVDGVRHDATSLSTPVVDPNGSGDAFVAGYLSALLEHLHPADRLRRGGLLAAFAASGPSDWQGLPMRDELPLLELDV is encoded by the coding sequence GTGGACGTCTACACCCTCGGCGAGGCCTTCGGCGTCGTCACCAGCGGCCGGGTCCGTCACGAGCACGAGGCCAGGCTGGACGTGGCCGGGGCCGAGTTCACCGTCGCGGTCGGGCTGGCCAGGCTGGGGCACGCGGTGGGATGGCTGGGCAAGGTCGGCGGTGACGAGCTCGGCGCGCGGATCCTCACCGTGCTGCGCGGTGAGGGCGTGGACATCTCGGACGCGCGGGTGGACGAGGGATCGCCCACCGGGATCCTCCTGAAGGAGTCGAGGCTGGGCCAGGCGGCCAGGGTCACCTACTACCGCACCGGGGCCCGGCTGGCGCAGGGGAACGTTCCCGTGGACCGGATCGCGGCCTCTCGCGTCCTGCACGTCAGCGGGATCACCGCCGCATTGAACGCGCGCGACGCCATGCACGCCGCGGTCCGGGCCGCGCGGACCGCCCAGGTCGTCGTCTCGGTGGCGGTCGACTACCACGACCAGCTCTGGCCCGATCTCCGGGAGGCAGAGGAGGTCCTCAGCGTGCTGGCCTGCTCGGCGGACGTGCTGTTCGTCCGGCAGAGCGAGCTGGACCTGGTCAAGCCGGCGCTCACCGGCGACCGGGAGGTCATCGTGATGCGAGGCGCCCGGGGGGCGAGCGCCCGGGTGGACGGCGTCCGCCACGACGCCACCAGCCTCTCCACACCCGTGGTCGATCCCAACGGCTCCGGGGACGCCTTCGTCGCGGGCTATCTCAGCGCGCTGCTGGAACACCTGCACCCGGCCGACAGACTGCGCCGGGGCGGCCTGCTGGCGGCGTTCGCGGCCTCCGGGCCCAGCGACTGGCAGGGCCTGCCCATGAGAGACGAGCTGCCGCTGCTGGAGCTCGACGTCTAG
- a CDS encoding glycosyltransferase family 2 protein: protein MKISCVILTMGNRIPELDRAVESALNQVDGDVEVVIVGNGADVPELSVGVPSGSSASVKTVRLNHNAGIPAGRNRGVEECSGDVVLFLDDDGWYGETNLVSHLRERFSKEHDLAVVSFRVMDPEGGIGQRRHVPRLRAGDPERSSPVTTFLGGACAIRRSAFLQVGGLPERFFYAHEETDLAWRLLGEGYRIEYDAQTVMYHPQVPPTRHADFYRLNARNRVWLARRNLPWPLAVLYLLNWMALTLLRERSGAALRAWFKGFTEGLREPAGERRPMGWNTAWRMLRLGRPPIV, encoded by the coding sequence TTGAAGATCTCGTGCGTCATCCTCACCATGGGCAACCGAATCCCTGAGCTGGATCGGGCCGTCGAGTCCGCGCTGAACCAGGTCGACGGCGACGTCGAGGTGGTCATCGTCGGCAACGGCGCGGACGTCCCGGAGCTGTCGGTCGGCGTGCCCTCGGGCTCGTCGGCCTCGGTCAAGACCGTGCGGCTGAACCACAACGCGGGCATCCCCGCCGGCCGCAACCGCGGCGTCGAGGAGTGCTCGGGCGACGTGGTGCTCTTCCTCGACGACGACGGCTGGTACGGCGAGACGAACCTCGTCTCCCATCTGCGTGAGCGCTTCTCCAAAGAACACGATCTCGCGGTCGTCTCGTTCCGGGTGATGGACCCCGAGGGCGGCATCGGCCAGCGCCGCCACGTCCCTCGCCTGCGCGCCGGCGACCCCGAGAGATCCTCCCCGGTCACCACCTTCCTGGGCGGCGCCTGCGCCATCCGCCGCTCGGCCTTCCTCCAGGTCGGCGGGCTCCCCGAGCGGTTCTTCTACGCCCACGAGGAGACCGACCTGGCCTGGAGGTTGCTCGGTGAGGGCTACCGCATCGAATACGACGCCCAGACCGTCATGTACCACCCGCAGGTCCCCCCGACCCGCCACGCCGACTTCTACCGTCTCAACGCGCGCAACCGCGTCTGGCTGGCCCGCCGCAACCTTCCCTGGCCCCTGGCCGTGCTCTACCTCCTCAACTGGATGGCCCTCACCCTCCTGAGGGAGCGCTCGGGCGCCGCCCTGCGCGCCTGGTTCAAGGGCTTCACCGAAGGCCTGCGCGAGCCCGCGGGAGAGCGCCGTCCGATGGGCTGGAACACCGCCTGGCGCATGCTCCGCCTCGGCCGCCCGCCGATCGTCTGA